The genomic segment TTCAACGCTTTCTAGCTAGTTACTCAAAGTAGAAAATATCAGGCCACATCAGCCCACTCTTCACCCAATGCTTGCACCTGCTGCAATACCAATTCCACAGCACCGTCTTGCTGGTCTGGCGGGTATTTGTATTTGCGCAGAATTCGCTTAACCATTAAGCGCAAATTAGCACGGACGCTTTCACGCTCAGCCCAATCTACCTTGATGTTTTTACGCAGGTTCTCAGTCAGCTCGTGTGCAATCTTCTTCAAGATTTCGTCGTTCAGCTCGCGAACAGCGGATTCGTTGTTAGCAAGTGCGTCATAAAACTTAACCTCATCGTCAGTAAGTCCCAGCTGCACACCACGGTTGGACGCATCGCGGAACTTCTTAGCCATTTCAATCAGCTCTTCCATCACCTGCGCAGTCTCGATGGCACGGTTTTGGTAACGCTGAATCACATTGCTAAGCAAGTCGCTAAATTTTTTCTCCTGCACCACATTGCTGCTAAAGCGGCTTTTTATTTCGCCTTGCAACAAGCGTTCAAGCAGCTCCACAGCTAGGTTACGTTCGGGAAGGTTTTTGACTTGCGCCAAAAACTCATCGTCCAGCAGTCCAATGTTTGGCTTGTCCAAGCCTACAGCATCGAAAATATCAACTACAGAGTCTGAGACGACCGCAGAGCTGATGATTTGCCGTATAGCCAAGTCACGCTGTTCGTCAGTCTTGCGCTGCTTAGTAATGTCACGCTTTGTCAGCAAGACTTTGATGCCCTGCATAAACGCAACTTCTTCACGCACGGATTTAGCTTCGTCTAATGTGCAGCACAACGTGAACGCCTTGCTCAATGCAACTGCCGTATCTGCAAAGCGTTTCTTGCCATCCTTTAAGCCAAGCACGTGGTTAGCAGCACCAGCCAAGGTTTTGTGTCCAGCAGCCATAAAGTTGCTGTAGTCAAAACCGTGCAGCATCCCACGCAATATGTCCAACTTCTCAGCGAGTACGCTGTAGGCTTCGTTGGCATCAACAGTTGTCCTGCCGCGTCCGTTGCTGTTCGTGTATTCCTTCATCGCGGCTTTTAGCTCGTTGCCAATGCCGATGTAATCCACGACCAAGCCACCTTGCTTGTCTTTGAATACGCGATTAACCCGTGCAATAGCTTGCATCAGGTTGTGCCCCTTCATCGGCTTATCGACATACAGCGTATGTACACAGGGCGCATCAAAGCCTGTTAGCCACATATCGCGAACGATGACTAGCTTCAACTCGTCGCTTGGGTCTTTGAACCGCTTTTCAAGACGCTTTTTTGTTTTGCCATCGTAAATGTGGGGACGCAGCAATGCCTTGTCACTTGCCGAGCCAGTCATCACTATTTTGATTGCACCTTTGTCTGGGTCTTCATCGTGCCAATTGGGACGCAGCTTGACAATTTCGTTGTAGAGGTGAACGCAAATATCACGGCTCATTGCAACAACCATTGCCTTGCCAGCCATTGCTTTGTTGCGCTCTTCAAAGTGCGCAACCAAATCAGCAGCCACTTGCGCTACACGAGGTTCAGCACCGACAACCCTCTCCAATGCAGCCCAGCGACTTTTGAGTTTGCTTTGTGCGCTTTCCTCTTCATCCTCAGCAAGCTCATCCACCTCGGCATCAATGCTGGGCATCTGCTGCTCGTTGAGCTTCAACTTAGCAAGCCGTGATTCGTAATAGATTGCAACAGTAGCGCCATCTTCTTTGGCTTGCTGCATATCGTAAATGTGGATGTAGTCACCAAATACTGCGCGAGTGTCACGGTCTTCGCTACTCACGGGAGTGCCCGTGAAAGCGACAAAGGTTGCATTTGGCAAAGCATCACGCAAGTGCTGTGCATACCCAGCTTGGTAACGCTCTTCTCCAGCCTTGCCCTTTAGCTTGGCATCAAATCCATACTGAGTGCGGTGTGCTTCGTCTGCAATCACCACGATGTTGCTGCGGTCGGACAGTATAGGAAACGTGTCCTCATCTTCTCCCAGCATAAATTTTTGAATGGTGGCAAACACAATTCCGCCAGATGGACGATTGGCAAGTTTTGCACGTAAGTCTTGGCGAGTGCTAACTTGAACGGGCTGTTCACGTAGCAAGTCTTGGGACAAACTGAACACGCCAAACAACTGCCCATCCAAATCATTGCGGTCAGTGATGACGACAACAGTTGGGTTTTCCATTGCAGCAGACTGCATCACCCTTGCAGCAAAGCAAGTCATCGTGATGCTCTTGCCACTGCCCTGCGTATGCCAAACAACGCCACCCTTATGTGAGCCATCGGGACGTGATGCCTGTACAACTTGTTCAATGGCTGCACGTACAGCGTGGAACTGGTGATAGCCAGCAATCTTCTTAACTAGCTTGCCATCGTCCTCAAACAAAACAAAGTAGCGCAGGTAGTCAAGCAGGTACTCAGGGGCAAGCAAGCCACGCACTAACGTTTCAAGCTCTTGGAACTGTCCAAGCGGGTCGATTGTTTTGCCATCAATCGTGCGCCAAGCCATAAAGCGTTCAGCGTCAGCGGACAACGAACCAAGCAATGCCTCAGTGCCATCGGATATGACCAATACCTCGTTGAACTGGAACACATCAGGTATTTGCTCTTTGTAGGTTTGGATTTGGTCAAACGCTTTCCAAATGTCAGCGTTCTCATCGGCTGGGTTCTTCAACTCCAGCAACACCAACGGCAAACCGTTCACAAACAAAATAATGTCAGGGCGGCGTGTGTGTCGTGCGCCTTTAATCGTGAACTGATTGACTGCAACCCAATCGTTTTTAGCTGGCGTTTCCCAATCAACCAAGCGCACGAAGTCGCCGCGAGTTTCACCATCTTTTTGGTACTGCACGGGAACGCCATTAACCAACAGCTTGTGGAAGTGCCTGTTAGCAGAGAGCAACGATGGAATGCCAAGGTCTTGCACCTGCCTACACGCATCTTCACGTGCAACTAGTGGGATGTTTGGGTTTAAGCGGTTGATTGCCTCACGCAAGCGGAATGGCAGCAGCGTGTTCTTGTAATCAGGACGCTCAGGAGTTGTCCCATCTACGGCAATCTCATAGCCATTGAGCAACGTGTAACCAACGTCACTCAGCCAGCCTAATGCCTCTTGTTCAAGTTGGTCTTCAGTCATAGTCAGGCCGTTGCCTTTTCTAGTTCTGCTTCAGCGTCAGCAATGCGCAGCTGTCCCGAGATTAAACGTGGTAGCAAGGTGTCACGAAGGCTTGTGAGCGACGTTGCCACGCTGTGATTATTT from the Rhodoferax potami genome contains:
- a CDS encoding type I restriction endonuclease subunit R: MTEDQLEQEALGWLSDVGYTLLNGYEIAVDGTTPERPDYKNTLLPFRLREAINRLNPNIPLVAREDACRQVQDLGIPSLLSANRHFHKLLVNGVPVQYQKDGETRGDFVRLVDWETPAKNDWVAVNQFTIKGARHTRRPDIILFVNGLPLVLLELKNPADENADIWKAFDQIQTYKEQIPDVFQFNEVLVISDGTEALLGSLSADAERFMAWRTIDGKTIDPLGQFQELETLVRGLLAPEYLLDYLRYFVLFEDDGKLVKKIAGYHQFHAVRAAIEQVVQASRPDGSHKGGVVWHTQGSGKSITMTCFAARVMQSAAMENPTVVVITDRNDLDGQLFGVFSLSQDLLREQPVQVSTRQDLRAKLANRPSGGIVFATIQKFMLGEDEDTFPILSDRSNIVVIADEAHRTQYGFDAKLKGKAGEERYQAGYAQHLRDALPNATFVAFTGTPVSSEDRDTRAVFGDYIHIYDMQQAKEDGATVAIYYESRLAKLKLNEQQMPSIDAEVDELAEDEEESAQSKLKSRWAALERVVGAEPRVAQVAADLVAHFEERNKAMAGKAMVVAMSRDICVHLYNEIVKLRPNWHDEDPDKGAIKIVMTGSASDKALLRPHIYDGKTKKRLEKRFKDPSDELKLVIVRDMWLTGFDAPCVHTLYVDKPMKGHNLMQAIARVNRVFKDKQGGLVVDYIGIGNELKAAMKEYTNSNGRGRTTVDANEAYSVLAEKLDILRGMLHGFDYSNFMAAGHKTLAGAANHVLGLKDGKKRFADTAVALSKAFTLCCTLDEAKSVREEVAFMQGIKVLLTKRDITKQRKTDEQRDLAIRQIISSAVVSDSVVDIFDAVGLDKPNIGLLDDEFLAQVKNLPERNLAVELLERLLQGEIKSRFSSNVVQEKKFSDLLSNVIQRYQNRAIETAQVMEELIEMAKKFRDASNRGVQLGLTDDEVKFYDALANNESAVRELNDEILKKIAHELTENLRKNIKVDWAERESVRANLRLMVKRILRKYKYPPDQQDGAVELVLQQVQALGEEWADVA